In Deefgea piscis, the genomic window GACTTTGTCGCGCGTCCGTTATGCCGCACAGCTTCACCGACTACATCAATTACCCATTTTGGTCAGCGGTGGCTCGCCATTGGGCGGTGAGAGCGAAGCCAAATTTATGCAACACAGCTTACAAAATGATTTTAATGTCAACGTCGCTTGGCTTGAATCGGGCTCAAATGATAGTGCCGACAATGCCAGCCAGAGCGCTAAATTATTGCTGCCACAACACAAAAACATTCTGTTAGTCAGTTCAGCCGATCATTTACCTCGCGCAATTCGCAGCTTTGAAAAAGCCGGCTTTACGGTTTTTCCTCAGCCAACTGATTATCACCACCATGAAACATTCAGCATCTTAAGCTTTGTACCGCGCGCCAAAAATTTAGCCACCAGCAGCAATGCACTGCGTGAATTACTCGGGCAGACGTGGTATCAACTCAGGAACATATAAGATAGGTATTGTCACCAAGCAGACAATCCAAATGCATTACAGCGCAATACCTAGGGTCTATTGACGATGTGTTTCTATGAAAAAGCAAAATCTGGGTGCCAGACGATTTCCCAAATATGGCCATCCGGATCGGCAAAAAAGGCGCAATAGGCGCCCCATTTCGCCCAGTGCGCCGCCTTGAGTAAGACTGCACCACCTTGCAAGGCTTGCTGCAGCAGTTGATCTACCTCGCTCGCGGTGGCGACATTATGCGCCAAGGCACTGCGCCCTAACCCTGCAGGCGCTAATGTTGTACCCAAGTCGCTCGCCAAAGCATCAGCACAATACAGCGCCAATTGTAGCGTTGAAAAATCAAAAAAAACCACTTGCTCAGTGACTTTACGCGGCGTTAACCCCAACGCATCACGGTAAAATATCAATGATCGATTTAAATCTTCCACCGCCAAGGTAATAAAACTAATTCGAGCTTGCATTTATCGAGGCTGATGACTGGCTTGGGCTAATTCATACACGGTTTTACCC contains:
- a CDS encoding YdcF family protein codes for the protein MALSVLLKSIISSFLLPPGSLILLLALAFSLRHRAPKFSLWLSWSTLLALYLLSTPLMSNALASRVELKPSLDADTRATAIVVLGGGKRFGALDRPEGETINNVTLSRVRYAAQLHRLHQLPILVSGGSPLGGESEAKFMQHSLQNDFNVNVAWLESGSNDSADNASQSAKLLLPQHKNILLVSSADHLPRAIRSFEKAGFTVFPQPTDYHHHETFSILSFVPRAKNLATSSNALRELLGQTWYQLRNI
- a CDS encoding VOC family protein, coding for MQARISFITLAVEDLNRSLIFYRDALGLTPRKVTEQVVFFDFSTLQLALYCADALASDLGTTLAPAGLGRSALAHNVATASEVDQLLQQALQGGAVLLKAAHWAKWGAYCAFFADPDGHIWEIVWHPDFAFS